Proteins from a genomic interval of Vreelandella profundi:
- the hrpB gene encoding ATP-dependent helicase HrpB, with translation MSVLPIDQHLDAIKTVLASSNRLMLIAQPGAGKTTRVPLTLLTAEWAKGQKLLLLEPRRVAARLAASFMSQQLGEPVGKTVGYRMRGDSCVSAQTRLEVVTQGVLTRMLQDDPLLEGVAGIIFDEFHERSVDADVGLALALDVQASIRDDLRLLVMSATLDVDALKRVLGDQVPVIECQGRQYPVATAYRPGLSGESDASHALRVVNEALSMPGTQDVLVILPGVAEINRVVAALSIAMPHMMVRPLHGRMSIAEQQAVLAPNASQQRIIVSTAITESSITVDGMNVVIDGGLERVPLFHPRSGLTRLTTRRINRASADQRRGRAGRQREGICFRLWAQEQTLTPYGEPEIQQADLSAVVLELACWGVSSPDDLLWVTPPPKGAWSSGQALLIRLGVLDRHHKLTSLGARCAKWPVAPRIAAMLERAGDLTALPLACGLAALLEGRDAQGSLADELAQRLRQPKHFPSWQREALRLAKKAGVRMSGAVLEPIGPLLALAYPERIGQQISPGQFRLANGKTATLSLSNSLAHQTYIVAVAINSAANGQVRIVTGESLTLASLCSLYPDVSRWQSRVAWSQDQGRLVGEEVQAHGSLVIARRPLAHLPEEAVKQALLSALRQQPGWLLGDQLQSLRGRMALLNDSVGAPWPDWSEEALLASLERWLAPYLSGVNRLSQIEKLPLGSYLLNTLTWEQQREFDQLAPLALDVPSGKQIGLDYLPCLTQRPPVLALKLQEAFGWRKTPTVANGAVAVMIHLLSPARRPLQVTQDLVSFWQNGYPGVRKEMRGRYPKHPWPEDPLTALATSYTKKRGQP, from the coding sequence ATGAGCGTCTTACCCATTGATCAGCATCTTGATGCTATTAAAACCGTTCTAGCCTCCAGCAATCGGCTCATGCTGATTGCTCAGCCGGGAGCGGGCAAAACCACGCGTGTTCCATTAACGCTGCTAACGGCAGAGTGGGCGAAAGGTCAGAAGCTGCTTTTGCTAGAGCCGCGCCGCGTTGCCGCTCGTTTAGCCGCGAGCTTTATGTCTCAGCAGCTGGGTGAGCCGGTTGGGAAAACGGTAGGCTATCGCATGCGTGGTGACAGCTGCGTCAGTGCGCAAACGCGTTTAGAGGTAGTGACTCAGGGCGTGCTCACGCGGATGCTGCAAGATGATCCGCTGTTAGAAGGCGTTGCCGGTATCATCTTTGATGAATTTCATGAGCGCAGCGTCGATGCCGATGTCGGGCTGGCGCTGGCATTAGATGTTCAAGCCAGCATTCGTGACGATTTGCGTCTGCTGGTGATGTCGGCAACGCTAGATGTTGACGCTCTCAAACGAGTGCTGGGCGATCAGGTTCCTGTTATTGAGTGCCAAGGGCGTCAGTATCCCGTAGCAACCGCTTATCGTCCTGGTCTAAGCGGTGAAAGTGATGCCAGCCATGCGCTGCGCGTGGTCAACGAAGCGCTTTCAATGCCAGGCACGCAAGATGTGCTGGTGATTTTACCCGGGGTTGCAGAGATCAATCGTGTCGTTGCCGCCCTGAGCATCGCTATGCCTCATATGATGGTACGGCCGCTGCACGGAAGGATGAGTATTGCTGAGCAGCAGGCGGTTTTAGCACCCAATGCTTCGCAGCAACGCATTATTGTTTCTACTGCCATTACTGAATCGAGCATTACCGTTGATGGAATGAACGTAGTCATTGATGGTGGCCTAGAGCGGGTGCCCCTTTTTCATCCGCGAAGCGGGTTAACCCGACTAACGACGCGGCGCATTAACCGAGCGAGCGCTGATCAGCGCAGGGGGCGGGCAGGGCGCCAGCGTGAGGGGATATGTTTTCGGCTTTGGGCGCAAGAGCAGACGCTGACCCCTTATGGCGAGCCGGAAATTCAGCAAGCGGATCTTTCCGCCGTTGTGCTTGAACTGGCCTGTTGGGGAGTTTCGTCGCCAGACGATTTGCTGTGGGTCACACCGCCGCCAAAAGGCGCTTGGTCTAGCGGTCAGGCGCTGCTGATACGGCTAGGCGTATTAGATCGACACCACAAGTTAACCTCGCTAGGTGCTCGCTGTGCCAAGTGGCCGGTAGCACCCCGGATAGCCGCAATGCTAGAGCGTGCCGGTGATTTAACAGCGCTGCCGCTGGCCTGTGGCCTGGCAGCGCTGCTGGAAGGGCGCGACGCGCAGGGTTCTCTGGCTGACGAATTAGCACAGCGGCTTCGCCAGCCTAAGCATTTTCCAAGCTGGCAGCGTGAGGCGCTAAGGCTGGCTAAAAAAGCAGGCGTGCGGATGAGCGGCGCGGTGCTAGAGCCCATAGGCCCTCTTTTAGCGCTGGCCTATCCTGAGCGTATTGGCCAGCAAATAAGCCCTGGCCAATTTCGGCTCGCCAATGGAAAAACGGCCACGCTGTCGTTAAGTAATTCCCTGGCACATCAGACATATATAGTGGCGGTCGCGATCAATAGCGCGGCAAATGGCCAGGTGCGAATAGTCACAGGCGAGTCGTTAACGCTAGCGTCACTGTGCTCCCTATATCCTGACGTTAGCCGGTGGCAGTCACGGGTTGCATGGTCGCAGGACCAGGGCCGCTTGGTTGGTGAAGAAGTACAGGCGCACGGCAGCCTTGTAATTGCTCGGCGGCCTCTAGCCCACTTGCCCGAAGAGGCCGTGAAGCAGGCGCTGCTGAGCGCGCTTCGACAGCAGCCAGGGTGGTTGCTAGGCGATCAGCTCCAGTCGCTGCGAGGCAGGATGGCACTGTTGAATGACAGTGTTGGAGCGCCGTGGCCGGATTGGTCGGAGGAGGCGTTATTAGCATCGCTAGAACGATGGTTGGCTCCCTACTTAAGCGGCGTCAATCGGCTGAGTCAAATTGAGAAATTGCCGCTAGGGAGCTATTTGCTTAATACATTGACGTGGGAACAGCAGCGCGAGTTTGACCAGCTAGCGCCGTTAGCGCTCGATGTGCCCAGTGGTAAGCAGATTGGTTTGGATTATTTGCCTTGCCTTACACAGCGCCCGCCAGTGCTCGCTTTAAAGTTACAAGAAGCGTTTGGTTGGCGGAAAACGCCGACGGTGGCGAATGGAGCCGTTGCAGTGATGATTCATTTGCTTTCGCCTGCGCGCAGGCCACTGCAAGTCACCCAGGATTTAGTCAGCTTCTGGCAAAATGGTTATCCAGGCGTGCGCAAGGAAATGCGCGGCCGATATCCCAAGCACCCATGGCCGGAAGACCCGCTAACGGCGCTTGCGACGTCGTATACTAAGAAGCGAGGTCAGCCGTGA
- a CDS encoding TetR family transcriptional regulator C-terminal domain-containing protein — protein MTAVSVSHEGSSREKIEASILTAAELVFSQHGYRGASLQIIADRASLPKANILYYMGSKQALYVRLLNRMMCRWNEVLEDITPESDPATVLSDFIRTKMVLGQRYPEGSKLFAAEILAGAPFLNDYLAGELREWVTSRAAIISQWSARGKMDDVDPRWLIFLIWSSTQHYTEYSVQVSGILGRDALTESDLASISAFLEHVILKGCGVIQASSGVSLAET, from the coding sequence ATGACTGCTGTATCTGTCAGCCATGAAGGCTCTAGTCGTGAAAAAATAGAGGCCAGTATTCTTACTGCCGCTGAGCTGGTGTTTTCTCAACACGGTTATCGTGGCGCGAGTTTACAAATAATTGCAGATCGGGCCAGTCTCCCCAAAGCCAATATCCTTTATTATATGGGTAGCAAACAAGCGCTTTATGTGCGGTTACTTAACCGCATGATGTGTCGCTGGAACGAAGTGTTAGAGGACATTACCCCAGAAAGTGATCCAGCCACTGTATTAAGCGATTTTATTCGCACTAAAATGGTGCTTGGTCAGCGTTATCCTGAGGGCTCAAAACTGTTCGCGGCGGAAATTTTAGCGGGCGCGCCCTTTTTAAATGATTACTTGGCTGGAGAGTTGCGTGAATGGGTAACTTCACGCGCCGCGATTATTAGCCAGTGGTCTGCACGGGGAAAAATGGACGATGTAGATCCGAGATGGCTGATTTTTCTAATTTGGTCTTCAACTCAGCACTATACTGAATATAGTGTCCAAGTCAGCGGTATTCTAGGCCGGGATGCATTGACTGAGAGTGACCTGGCATCAATATCGGCTTTTCTAGAACACGTTATTCTAAAAGGTTGCGGTGTTATTCAGGCTAGCTCTGGTGTCTCTTTGGCGGAAACGTGA